In Paenacidovorax monticola, the genomic window GAATCCGAGACGCCGCGCTTACAGGGGTTTGTGCATTTCCTCCAAGAGGAACTCAGCGCATCCGCTTGGCCATTTCGATCGGGTCACGCCCCCTCTGTTGCGTGAACTTGGTGCTCACGCAGTGGACAAGGATAGACTCCTTGCTGCCAGATCGGCAGCAGCTTCGCCGAAGGCGCTATGCACTCACCAGCCCACGCGCGCCCCTGCATCGGTTGTACACGAAGTGCCGCTGGCGCTCTCGGTCCTTGAGCGCGGCCTTGTGGCGAGAGACACCCCGATGGTCTTTCTGAAGAATGCCCCCTGGGCCCATCTTCGCACGGAGCCAAGCTTTGTGGTGCTCATGAAACCCTCCAGCTGGATCGCTATGGAAAAGGCCTGACGCCAATCTAGTACGTGCACGGACACTCCACTCCAGCGTCTTCAAGTGCAGAGAAAGATTCGGCGCGACAGCAGGCAGCGCCACACGGGATTCGGCCTGCACATCAGCGCACTCACCACCTTGACTCCAGGCGCCCGGGATATCGCCATCTCGTGCTTTTTCGCGAGACCAAGTACACCAAGTCAAGCACCGTATACGTGCTTTCGACCTCCGCATCCGCGATGTCGATACGAAAGTGCTCCTCGATGGCCAACACGACTTCCACACTGGCCATCGAGTCAAAGTCCCAGAAAAAGCTGAGATTCCTGGAGAAGTCGTCCTCCGCCCGAAGGCATGACATGTCCGCCCCCAGTTGCTCCTCCAGGATGCTGCGGATCCCCACGACGACCTCTCGCGCCACGCCCAGGCCGAGAAAATACCGCTCATAGAACATCTCTGGCGTGAGCGGCTCCCGACCGAAGAATGCAGCCTGGACCATCTTCTCCTTTGCACTGAGCCGGCGCCAGACCAACCCAACGATCATGGCCGCTACCGCGATGCCGATGAAGGCAGCAACAGCGATCGTCACCATGGCGCTCGCCACAGGAGACAAGGTATGCAGGCCGTTGCGATGGGATGTCTATTGGTCTCGTTCATGTCTGTTCGCTGTACCGTGGCCACGACGCACACTTGCGGCACCCGCACTCCTCCACCCCAGCAGAAGACAGCGCACCTCCCCGCATGGCTCTACCCTTTGCGCTTGCCAAGTGCCCGACGCGTCGCCGAAGGGAGTTCCCCAAAGGCCTTTCGGTAGTCCCGCGCGAACAACCCCAGATGGCCCAACTGCCAACGCCGGGCAATTTCAGCGATCGGCGCGTTGTCTCCCCCTTCACCCAGTTCCCGGCGGACCCCTTCCAGGCGGACCCGCTTCAAGTAGCCGGTAGGAGACATGTCCTTGTACTTGGAGAACCCCGACTGCAGGGTTCTCGTGCTGACATGGACCGCACGGGCGATGTCCTCGATCGTGATGGCGGATCGCGCATTCTCTTCAATGAACTCCACTGCCTGGCGGACATGCCTGGGCGATGGCGAAGCATGGGCGCGAACAAGTTGGTCAGAGTAGCTATGCGGCATCCGGGTCAGCACGGCAGCGACCAAAGCATCCTGCAGACAGGTCAATGAATCCTCCACCACGCCTCCCGCAGGATGCTCCTCGCTGAACATCCGGGCCACACGGGCGATCTCCCGCGAGAGCCGGACCCCGAACGCATCCGGGACCAGGCATTCCCGGAATTTCAAACGCCGCACCACGGGCTGTTCTAGCATGAGCGACAGCCGCTGGCTTACACGATCCGCAGGCACCAGAACCATTTCATAGCACCCTGGCTGCCATTGCCATCGCTCCACATGGGAAGCATCGATCATCAGGCTATGGTCTCCGGCATGCTCATGCCATCGCCCCGCACTCTGATATGAGAGCGCGCCCTTGCCGAAGAGCACCAGCATGTAGCCGTCGAACTGTTCCTGAAAGCGAAACGTGGCACCGGAGCGCGTTGAAAGTTGGTGTGTCGCCATGCCACCGAGGAAGTCGGTCCGCAGCGCGATGTGGAACCGCCCTCCTTCACCCGGCAAGACCATGGCGCCCGGCCAGTCCCGCCCAAGAAGACTGCGCGCCTCATCGAGATCGTCGCTCGCCATGACCTCGCAACGGACGGACAGAGGGTCCAATCGTTTCCTCGCCTAGTGCAAACTCGCTCCCATGATAACAATCAATCAATAATGGAAAACCATCATCAAAAAAATTCTTTGAAATCCATCAACATAGTCATTAGACTGATGTTTATGAGATATCACTTGCAATAGCTGTGCACCGTACGCGGCACTCCGCCCATGCGGTCCGCCTGCAGCCAACCCGGCGTCGCCGGAACGGCTCTTCGGCACCCGCTGTCAACCGGATGACTTCTTCATGACACTTCTTCGCCGGTGTTTAGAGGAACTGCGCGACAGCAATCGCTTGAGGCAAGCCCGCGCCACAACGTCGCGCGGGTTGCTCTCGCCTCCATCGGCAGCAGCGCCCAG contains:
- a CDS encoding phosphopantetheine-binding protein codes for the protein MVTIAVAAFIGIAVAAMIVGLVWRRLSAKEKMVQAAFFGREPLTPEMFYERYFLGLGVAREVVVGIRSILEEQLGADMSCLRAEDDFSRNLSFFWDFDSMASVEVVLAIEEHFRIDIADAEVESTYTVLDLVYLVSRKSTRWRYPGRLESRW
- a CDS encoding helix-turn-helix transcriptional regulator → MASDDLDEARSLLGRDWPGAMVLPGEGGRFHIALRTDFLGGMATHQLSTRSGATFRFQEQFDGYMLVLFGKGALSYQSAGRWHEHAGDHSLMIDASHVERWQWQPGCYEMVLVPADRVSQRLSLMLEQPVVRRLKFRECLVPDAFGVRLSREIARVARMFSEEHPAGGVVEDSLTCLQDALVAAVLTRMPHSYSDQLVRAHASPSPRHVRQAVEFIEENARSAITIEDIARAVHVSTRTLQSGFSKYKDMSPTGYLKRVRLEGVRRELGEGGDNAPIAEIARRWQLGHLGLFARDYRKAFGELPSATRRALGKRKG